DNA sequence from the Glycine soja cultivar W05 chromosome 18, ASM419377v2, whole genome shotgun sequence genome:
ATTTGCATtccataagtaaaaaaaaaaaaaaggcaatgtccggaaaattattaataaaaacattttaattaaaaatcaaaagaaacaaaagccacACCACAAACAAAGCACCTTACTTTTCAATCacatggaaagaaaaaagagcaTGTGCCAATTGACATTATTAATTGGTGAAAGAAGGAAGGAATGGGAAAGGGACATAGAGGCCCAAATAAGGAGCAAGAGAAGAAACACTGGGCTTTTGTGAAGGACGAGGcccaataaacaaaaaaaaataagaaaaagacaaaGATTGAAGACAGAGTAAAgagttggaagaagaagaagaagaagaagaaaagatgaaCTTGAGATGGATGGAAGCGGTGTTGCCGCTGGGAATCATAGCTGGAATGCTCTGCGTCATGGGAAACGCTCAGTATTACATTCACAGAGCTGCACATGGCAGAGTAATCTCTCTgttcttttttcattattatccatttttttttattggatcttTGTGTGAGTGATACGAGAATTGTTTCAGCCTAAGCACATCGGAAACGATATGTGGGATGTGGCGATGGAGCGAAGGGACAAGAAGCTTATCGAGCAAGCCTCTCCCTCCAATTAACATCGTAAGCCTCTCCTTAGGGTTTCTACGAATATTTTCTCGTGATTGTGAATTTTAGATCCGGGGAAGACTTGTTTAATTTTAGAGGTTTTTGCGACATTGCTTGGATGGTTTGGTTCATGTGATTTTAAGAGTGGACTTTAGACTTTTAGAGGATAAAATATGGAATTATGGTTGTTAGTTTTAAAGTTCATGGTTGAGATTTTAATAGTTCCATGATttgttatgtgtgtgtgtgcatatTATTCTATTACGATTTTTAATGTGGTTATAACTTCGCTCTTTAAGTGGATTTCATACTTTTGGTTATAGTTGGATTGGTGGTAGATGATGG
Encoded proteins:
- the LOC114394965 gene encoding NADH dehydrogenase [ubiquinone] 1 alpha subcomplex subunit 1-like, with amino-acid sequence MNLRWMEAVLPLGIIAGMLCVMGNAQYYIHRAAHGRPKHIGNDMWDVAMERRDKKLIEQASPSN